The sequence below is a genomic window from Coffea arabica cultivar ET-39 chromosome 8e, Coffea Arabica ET-39 HiFi, whole genome shotgun sequence.
TGTCATGCCAAATTGCATGTCAAAATTGCATCTTTTCGTTGGTATTGGTGTTGGAGGTCAGGGAAATTAAAGTACTTTTCTCTCGTTTTATCTTCTTTCTGGTAGGGGATGCTTTATGTTATCCCGTATTGCCTATTAACAAGTAAAATTCATATCTTTGCTGTTTCCTGTATACTTTTATCCTCTTTCCCCTTATCAGGGCTGCTTAATCTTAGCCATGATGCCAATTAACATGTAAAGATTGCATCTTTATTAGTTTTTCTGTTGGAGACagcaaaatgaaataaattatcttGCAAAAGTTGTATCTTTGTTAGTTTTATTTTGGTTCAAAAGATTGCATCTTTGTTAGTTTTTGCTGTTGGAGACAGCAAAATGAAGTAATTGTTATTGCAAAGGCAGTTCCTTTCGTTCTCTCTTTTTTGGGTTTGGAGTAGTTGTTAATAAGTACTGCTATTAACAagtgaaaatcaaatttttgttagtttattttattctttttttttggatttgagCTTGTAAATTAAATGTGAAAATTGCATCCCGTTGGCCGCAGAGGTACTATAGAAGTATTCTGGCAATATGTAAGAAGTTCTTTTTCGTTATTGTTTCAGGAACAAACAACAATGTGCTGGTTTGGAAACAGAGCTTTGCCTTTTGCAATCCTCGTGGCGGCAACTGGGGCGGCCATTCAGAAAGCAATTAAATCTTTTGGTGGACAGGGGAAAGCAATTGTTTTGCAAGAAAAGCACGAGCAAGATTTTGTTCATAAGGTACTTATGCTCAGTTATTTGTTTTACTCTGGTAGCAATATGCTATGCATTGTTTGATCACGAAATATAATAAGAAGCATATGACAACTAATAGCTACATAATATTCATACTTTTCTAAGGAaacccattttttaaaaatgaatggaAGACTTTGATTAATAAACATGAACACAATTCCACCTGTTTACTTGCTATTGATTATCTAATTTTCCTATCACCCCATTGTTTCCAAGTATCCAAGTTTCACAAGCCATTCCCATGACTCAACTTGAGACATTGGGAATATTAGTATATATCCAAGTCTAGAATAAACAGTTGTAAGAAAAAATTATTAGCACAATGATGGTCGAAGCTCACTTTGCCACAATatatgttagttttattcgttACATTAGAAGTAGCCTCTTTATTGTTTGtacaaagagaaaaaagaaaacagatatGGTGTTTAGAGCGCAAATGGATATTAAGTCCAATGGGCAAACCTCACCTATGAAAATGAGCCGACCCAAGTTTTCAATTGAGGCAGTCGTCAGACAAAGACGAGTTGGCAAATATTGATAGGTCTTGCTTCCTCAAGAAAGATGTTTGCTTGTTCTGCTGTTTGGACAGTTATAGTATGGCGCTGCTTAAGGAATCATATTATGGAAGAGAAAATCTATTCTGTAATAATAGGACATACATTCAAAAACTGAAAGAGACTTGGTTGGTAGGGACCAATTTATTGAGCTTATTGAGAAGTTTTGTGAAAATTGAGTTTTAGTTTGACTCAATAAAATGGTCAGGTAAGTATGAGTTGTCAAAAAAACCAAGTGACCTACCATTATTAGTTAGGATAAACTTTTTCAATTGCTCTTTCTTAGACTGTAATAACAGTTTTAAGATTCTGATGAAAAACCTGGTGACTTGTGTTTAATCTATGTCTTTAGTTTTAACTTGATTACAGTTTGGTTTAACTCTTGAGTAGACTGTAACTATTCAAGTTGAATCTGGGTGTCTTTTCTGTGAACATTGAGATATATTTTCTGTAATAATAATGAAAGGAAGAAGATTTCCAGTGGGTAAAGACGTAATCAAACATTAGCATTGGAAAAAGTGGCAGGGCACTCTTGTTATGTTAATGGGGGGTGTTCTCATTTGACTTTTCAACTGATTTTAGATTCTAATTTTCCAGCATCGGTTCTTTTGATGTTCTTGTTTGCTTTTGTGTCTACATTTTAGATTATTTGTAATTGGCAAATGAACTGAGAACTGAAATCCTGAATCTTTCCAAGAGTATCTTTTGCTAATTCTGATTAAACACCTTTTTGTTAAATGTAAAGCAAGCGAAACAGCCCCATAGTAATGCATTTGTAATCATATCTGCTAAATCTTATTGTTTTCCTCTGGAAAAGAAGCAATTGTTGCTCTATTATGTTAAGCAATTTGAAAGTGTATTTTTGGAAAGGATAAGTTGTTTATCAGAAAAAGTTTGTTATTATAATGTTTGCTAGTTTATCTAGTGGGTATGATGTATTGATAGATTCTTTTTCCTAACATGTACATTGTGTTCTGCTTGGAATTTTGAATCAGGCTGATGATGGTCTTGCGAATGAGGATAGTATCAGTCGACTGCCAGATGATTTGCTGTCAGATGTCCTTTCACGTTTGGACTTGATAGAGGCTGTTGGGACAAGAATTTTGTCAAGAAGGTGGAAAAATGTTTGCAAAGTTAGGTCTGAACTCCACCTAGATTGCCTTGACATGTTTAGGCCTAATTGCTCTCACGATATGGGTAGCCATTGGGTACAGTTTAGGTTTTTGGAAGCTGTAGATCAGTCTTTACAGCTTTATTCAGGTCAAAGCATAACTTATTTGAGAATTTCATGCTGTTTCATGAAAGAATTTGAGCCCAAATTCACTCAATGGATGCAGGTTGTAGCTACTTTAGATGTTCAGGAACTTGACCTCAAATTTATCTGTTCTTCTTTGCCTCTTTGTCAATGTGCAAAATCCAACATGGGTGAGCTTTTCCCTGTCTCATTTCGGCTTCTTACTGCAGTAGCTACAATGAAACATTTGCGCTTATTGGCTTGTTCTTTGCAACCAAGTTTCCCTACCCAATTTAATTCCCTTGAGGGCCTTTATTTAGACTTGGTTCACCTGAGTGATGGAGAATTACCGAGAATGTTGTCTTCTTGTGTTAACCTTCAGACTCTTAGACTCGGATTTTGTAAACTTACTCCTAAGCTTTCTATCTCTGGTCCGTGTCTCCAATTGAAGTTTCTGTATGTTCATTCCTGTCCTGGTTTGGAGGAGATTGATATCTGTGCTGGCAACCtgattactttttctttctttcacaaTGGCCCGATAAAGTTTTCGCTCTGTGTTCCCAAACTAGAAGATGCACGCATCACCTTCACTGGCAATGGTTCCATACCTTATTTTTTTGGAGAAGTTCTGAAGGACTGTCCTAAGTTAAAAAACTTATTATTCCAAACAAACAGTGACAAGGTTTGTATTGACTATGGCAATCATCATTTTCTGTGTCCAATTCTTGGCAGTGGTATTCATGCTTTTTGTTTCTCTTGATTCAGCTAAAATATACACCTGGAAAGATGGATATGTTCAGCAATCTTAGGACATTATATTTTGTCCCAGGAATGAAGTCTCCACCTGATCTACTGAATGTTGTGCCTATTTTGGAGGCTTGTCCACATTTAGAAGAATTTCGTCTGCAGGTTAGTTACTAAATCTattaatttttcccattttctccCCTTCTTTGTgagattttttttggggggtgggggtggggggtggggTTGATTTATAGTTAGCGTCTTTTTACCATCTTTTTGGAAACATTGTAAAAGGCTAATATTCTTTGACTTAGAATAACTAAAGCAAGAGATATTGGCCCTTTCTTTGAAGAGATTGGATTTTCAAAATGGCATTGTTACATTTAGTTTGCTTTTAAAATTTGTGGTGCTTTTTGCTAAGTGAATAAATGCTGAATGAATTTTCTTTAGTCTTGATGATTCCATTTCCTTAGGTCTATTTGGGATAATATCCTTTGTTAAGTACTCTGTGAAACTGTTCTTTTTGCCATTCTGAATGTCTTTTTTACAGCGTTCTCTAACTGTCATATTTTCTACTTGTACTgccccattttaattttttttctctaagtCCATGACCTTCACTCAGAAGCAGTATTCTAGTGTTTTAAGCTCAGCCTTATGGCCTTCAGTGTGAATTGATGTTAGTCATGGATGCTTATATGAAGCATTTAAGTTGATTGCCTCAACTAGGGTTATTGTCAAATCAGCTTGACTACAATCTAGGCCAATCTTCCATCGAGAGTTTGGTTGACTTTAAATTTCGAAAGTTAGCAAAACCAGAATGACTGGATTTCCTTTCAACTTTTGATGTTTTATGTGTATATATTCGTGATTTGCATGGATGATTAGAGGTTTGACATATTTGTTTCAAGGTCAATTTTAGCTCTATGACATCAGATGTAGGGGTTTCCATCGAATTATAAACAATTTATCTGtagaaaaggaaggaaattttTTGTTTATATAATTTCCACTTCTATTATAAAATTGATATTGGATGGAATCTGAGCTGAGCATCTGTTTGGTTGAGCAGAATTAGATAAGATTTTGCTTTGGCAAGGTTTGTTGGTGGCCCTAGTTGTAGCATTGCTATTAATGTCCATAATGTACAAGATTATCTTTTTCTTACATCTTGTGGATTTGTAATGTATAAGATATTTcgtttatttgttaaattgattgaaaatCGTTTCAATATCCAGTTTGTAAGATGTAAATCTCTCTTTAGATGTTGATACCTTTGCATGTCTTTTTTCCTCTTCATTCTGTATAAGAGCTTTCTGTTTTAGCTGTTGATGGATGTGTTGTTTCTAAAATGCAG
It includes:
- the LOC113703969 gene encoding putative F-box/FBD/LRR-repeat protein At5g56810 isoform X2; protein product: MCWFGNRALPFAILVAATGAAIQKAIKSFGGQGKAIVLQEKHEQDFVHKADDGLANEDSISRLPDDLLSDVLSRLDLIEAVGTRILSRRWKNVCKVVATLDVQELDLKFICSSLPLCQCAKSNMGELFPVSFRLLTAVATMKHLRLLACSLQPSFPTQFNSLEGLYLDLVHLSDGELPRMLSSCVNLQTLRLGFCKLTPKLSISGPCLQLKFLYVHSCPGLEEIDICAGNLITFSFFHNGPIKFSLCVPKLEDARITFTGNGSIPYFFGEVLKDCPKLKNLLFQTNSDKLKYTPGKMDMFSNLRTLYFVPGMKSPPDLLNVVPILEACPHLEEFRLQLLCRGFNEERGREWPPRRLGQLKEVEFNGFHGTVNEIHFATYLVKNAPALERLWIRSPYRFYCGDYHLRTGGGWYMDERVDTLHEELMMQAVSSKLQVNIVRSPRTELKICGRE
- the LOC113703969 gene encoding uncharacterized protein isoform X4, with translation MCWFGNRALPFAILVAATGAAIQKAIKSFGGQGKAIVLQEKHEQDFVHKADDGLANEDSISRLPDDLLSDVLSRLDLIEAVGTRILSRRWKNVCKFSLCVPKLEDARITFTGNGSIPYFFGEVLKDCPKLKNLLFQTNSDKLKYTPGKMDMFSNLRTLYFVPGMKSPPDLLNVVPILEACPHLEEFRLQLLCRGFNEERGREWPPRRLGQLKEVEFNGFHGTVNEIHFATYLVKNAPALERLWIRSPYRFYCGDYHLRTGGGWYMDERVDTLHEELMMQAVSSKLQVNIVRSPRTELKICGRE
- the LOC113703969 gene encoding putative F-box/LRR-repeat protein At5g38386 isoform X1 translates to MCWFGNRALPFAILVAATGAAIQKAIKSFGGQGKAIVLQEKHEQDFVHKADDGLANEDSISRLPDDLLSDVLSRLDLIEAVGTRILSRRWKNVCKVRSELHLDCLDMFRPNCSHDMGSHWVQFRFLEAVDQSLQLYSGQSITYLRISCCFMKEFEPKFTQWMQVVATLDVQELDLKFICSSLPLCQCAKSNMGELFPVSFRLLTAVATMKHLRLLACSLQPSFPTQFNSLEGLYLDLVHLSDGELPRMLSSCVNLQTLRLGFCKLTPKLSISGPCLQLKFLYVHSCPGLEEIDICAGNLITFSFFHNGPIKFSLCVPKLEDARITFTGNGSIPYFFGEVLKDCPKLKNLLFQTNSDKLKYTPGKMDMFSNLRTLYFVPGMKSPPDLLNVVPILEACPHLEEFRLQLLCRGFNEERGREWPPRRLGQLKEVEFNGFHGTVNEIHFATYLVKNAPALERLWIRSPYRFYCGDYHLRTGGGWYMDERVDTLHEELMMQAVSSKLQVNIVRSPRTELKICGRE
- the LOC113703969 gene encoding F-box/LRR-repeat protein At5g38396 isoform X3 — encoded protein: MCWFGNRALPFAILVAATGAAIQKAIKSFGGQGKAIVLQEKHEQDFVHKADDGLANEDSISRLPDDLLSDVLSRLDLIEAVGTRILSRRWKNVCKVRSELHLDCLDMFRPNCSHDMGSHWVQFRFLEAVDQSLQLYSGQSITYLRISCCFMKEFEPKFTQWMQVVATLDVQELDLKFICSSLPLCQCAKSNMGMKSPPDLLNVVPILEACPHLEEFRLQLLCRGFNEERGREWPPRRLGQLKEVEFNGFHGTVNEIHFATYLVKNAPALERLWIRSPYRFYCGDYHLRTGGGWYMDERVDTLHEELMMQAVSSKLQVNIVRSPRTELKICGRE